The Miscanthus floridulus cultivar M001 chromosome 17, ASM1932011v1, whole genome shotgun sequence genome has a window encoding:
- the LOC136515897 gene encoding uncharacterized protein translates to MEEFLKKFDQEQWKGTRNPTKQQTSDLRLNGWKLGRGSHAHNGPKFFDWFKAHCKVNASIHKALRQLSYGFSRRVSTYGCYDINGYRFRSEAYEKTRVGLWTTNCGVCVSSFDENYNLLEYYGVIKDIIKISWEGSMQLELVIFECDWFDPTAIGVRCTENIGLVEVKHSSRLSNFKPFVLASQVKQVYYLPYACNSRQDLSEWWVVYQVTPRDRLLPVDSSIECDETRALTEDIMFFQEEGLEGSFVIDLGVDLDNSAPKMRRSFRHRLGHGVSEDYVPTESTENGNCSNNNDNNEIGLTEEGSQRKKRGRTRPKRPPPGQQIPIKLLGEE, encoded by the exons ATGGAAGAATTCTTGAA AAAGTTTgaccaagaacaatggaaggggACAAGGAATCCAACTAAACAGCAAACTTCTGACTTAAGGCTAAATGGCTGGAAACTTGGGCGTGGTAGCCACGCCCATAATGGTCCTAAATTCTTTGACTGGTTCAAAGCCCAT TGCAAGGTTAATGCAAGCATTCACAAAGCCCTGCGTCAGTTATCTTATGGGTTTAGCAGAAGAGTCAGCACCTATGGGTGTTATGACATTAATGGTTATAGATTTCGATCCGAGGCATATGAGAAAACAAGAGTAGGGTTATGGACAACCAATTGTGGTGTTTGTGTGTCTAGCTTTGATGAGAATTACAACCTTCTTGAGTATTATGGTGTTATCAAAGACATCATTAAAATTTCATGGGAGGGTAGCATGCAACTTGAGCTAGTTATATTTGAGTGTGACTGGTTTGATCCCACTGCGATTGGTGTTAGGTGCACAGAAAATATTGGCTTGGTAGAGGTTAAGCATAGCTCAAGGCTTTCTAATTTCAAACCCTTTGTTCTTGCCAGTCAGGTTAAACAAGTGTATTATTTACCATATGCATGCAACTCTAGACAAGATTTATCCGAGTGGTGGGTTGTTTACCAAGTAACACCTAGAGATCGATTGCTTCCAGTTGATAGCAGCATTGAGTGTGATGAGACTAGAGCACTAACAGAAGACATAATGTTCTTTCAAGAGGAAGGCTTGGAAGGCAGTTTTGTGATTGATCTGGGTGTTGACTTAGATAATTCTGCTCCT AAAATGAGGAGGAGCTTTAGGCACCGTCTAGGACATGGAGTCTCTGAGGACTATGTTCCTACTGAATCAACTGAGAATGGGAATTGCTCCAACAATAATGATAACAATGAGATTGGGCTAACTGAGGAAGGAAGTCAAAGGAAGAAGAGAGGACGTACTcggccaaaaaggcctccaccTGGACAGCAAATTCCTATTAAACTGCTTGGTGAAGAGTGA